A genomic segment from Drosophila miranda strain MSH22 chromosome 3, D.miranda_PacBio2.1, whole genome shotgun sequence encodes:
- the LOC108160941 gene encoding uncharacterized protein LOC108160941, translating into MHKLPQKLKNEDRQSFVATRMSVPLFMLSRNRIREDELPQLKSQFRLAGKHYNQDCKKENRGEGASKATFDHHRHVTGYDKQPKNPYPERRNLRIDRTMTTWKGWQLPPNHYGVPPVPYLRKKGSKGTKFAKQHTNHARVSTKPPPFKFYDLPSEIERLFKRDNLQKGIFLSNARDRPATTRFMVSSETGCWRNPADPGPADTHTNIYEVQKNMVPVMKTARPNPHLFLRQSCVPTKPSFMMRRHITFEPGPGRYGTSYASSCPCPAGKISKPGLQLLIDEQKRLKFRRLPYKRIKKDRYCEPDWGHVQGGGHQHIFLMSEKDKPKPKKKDAITKKEAKKPEKNLTLFADAKYVNMVTNPLHIPISVRSFPVPEYVPKIVYNCVAKRAVRKQLKNNKKIAFNSGQERWKDADRPLQLTARQLEAIKESLPENRRLIDRPVVLPSTEITGKLFHVPDHQKVTFMPKLRKRLFKFLPIPGAKVLVTDGDIRPNIVFDPDHPTGLYRTRLDETKFFKDSVLKLLAEKRSTADLATATSMVSMASHVTHVGEDEENEATEAAQATEATEATEATEETDQRPGTVVGFSEKGNRSSALSASKARSGSASKQPALAGSGSKEAARSGSASKGAAADAPSDG; encoded by the exons ATGCATAAGCTACCCCAGAAACTGAAAAATGAGGATCGGCAGAGCTTCGTGGCCACGCGGATGAGTGTGCCGCTCTTCATGCTGTCAC GCAATCGCATCAGGGAGGATGAATTGCCGCAGCTCAAGAGCCAATTCAGGTTGGCTGGAAAGCACTACAATCAGGATTGCAAGAAGG AGAATCGTGGTGAAGGCGCCAGCAAGGCCACCTTTGACCACCATCGGCACGTCACGGGCTATGACAAGCAGCCAAAGAACCCGTATCCGGAGCGTCGCAACCTGCGCATTGACCGCACCATGACCACGTGGAAGGGATGGCAGCTGCCACCGAATCACTACGGGGTGCCTCCGGTGCCCTACCTCAGGAAGAAGGGCTCCAAGGGAACGAAGTTCGCCAAGCAGCACACAAATCACGCACGCGTCTCGACAAAGCCGCCTCCATTCAAATTCTACGATCTTCCGTCGGAAATCGAGCGTCTGTTTAAGCGGGACAATCTACAGAAAGGGATCTTCCTATCGA ATGCCCGCGATCGTCCAGCGACCACCCGTTTCATGGTCTCCAGTGAGACGGGCTGCTGGCGTAATCCCGCCGATCCGGGGCCCGCCGACACCCACACGAACATCTACGAGGTGCAGAAGAACATGGTGCCGGTCATGAAGACTGCTCGCCCCAATCCGCACCTATTCCTGCGCCAATCGTGCGTCCCCACGAAGCCCAGCTTTATGATGCGGCGCCACATAACCTTTGAGCCAGGGCCAGGACGATACGGCACCAGCTACGCGAGCAGCTGTCCTTGTCCGGCGGGAAAGATAAGCAAGCCGGGCCTGCAGCTTCTGATTGACGAGCAAAAGCGCCTGAAGTTCCGTCGCTTGCCGTACAAGCGGATCAAGAAGGACCGCTACTGCGAGCCCGATTGGGGTCACGTCCAGGGTGGGGGCCACCAGCACATCTTCCTCATGAGCGAGAAAGACAAGCCAAAGCCGAAGAAGAAGGACGCCATCACTAAGAAGGAGGCCAAGAAGCCGGAGAAGAACCTCACCCTTTTCGCTGATGCCAAGTACGTCAATATGGTGACCAATCCCTTGCACATTCCCATCTCGGTGCGGAGTTTCCCGGTGCCCGAGTACGTGCCAAAGATCGTCTACAACTGCGTGGCCAAGCGGGCGGTGCGGAAGCAGCTGAAGAACAACAAGAAGATCGCCTTCAACAGCGGCCAGGAGCGTTGGAAGGACGCCGACCGCCCACTCCAGCTGACGGCACGCCAGTTGGAGGCTATCAAGGAGAGCCTGCCCGAGAATAGGCGCCTCATTGATCGCCCCGTGGTGCTGCCCTCCACGGAGATCACCGGCAAACTCTTCCACGTCCCCGACCACCAGAAGGTCACTTTCATGCCCAAGCTGCGCAAGCGTCTGTTCAAGTTCCTTCCGATTCCCGGGGCCAAGGTCCTTGTCACCGATGGGGATATACGGCCCAACATTGTCTTCGATCCCGATCACCCCACCGGCTTGTACCGCACGAGGCTGGACGAGACGAAGTTCTTCAAGGACTCGGTACTAAAGCTCCTGGCCGAAAAGAGAAGCACAGCAGATCTGGCAACGGCAACGAGCATGGTGAGCATGGCCTCCCACGTAACGCATGTCGGGGAAGACGAGGAGAACGAGGCCACTGAGGCCGCTCAGGCCACCGAGGCCACCGAGGCCACCGAGGCCACGGAGGAGACTGATCAGCGGCCAGGGACGGTAGTCGGCTTCAGCGAGAAGGGGAACAGGTCGTCGGCTCTCTCCGCTTCCAAAGCTCGTTCTGGGTCCGCTTCCAAGCAGCCAGCTCTGGCTGGGTCCGGTTCCAAAGAAGCAGCTCGTTCCGGCTCCGCTTCCAAgggagctgctgctgatgctccCTCCGACGGCTGA
- the LOC117187869 gene encoding uncharacterized protein LOC117187869, producing MSGKLLSCFLNGVLCGIGAYGCCKLDPLVQPFGYMSCVMVYTHCILGLIGSLRKAANCFNPQLCLTRTLMEVGHMTLINTQFYHSTMGSGRALLFGLSMGLLGCLSIQMPKGIFWRPAIGFFNILCLLCNPHHASSWGTHMMIAVLYAAGSDGVYYLKGYDRLSYAERLYEVCNIGITRLAIKAFMEKM from the coding sequence ATGAGTGGAAAACTACTGTCCTGTTTTCTCAATGGCGTGCTCTGTGGTATTGGGGCTTATGGCTGCTGCAAGTTGGATCCTCTCGTACAGCCCTTTGGCTATATGTCGTGCGTTATGGTCTACACGCATTGCATCCTGGGGCTGATCGGCTCGCTGCGCAAGGCCGCGAACTGCTTCAACCCCCAATTGTGCCTCACGCGCACCCTTATGGAGGTCGGACATATGACGCTGATCAACACCCAGTTCTACCACTCAACGATGGGCAGCGGCCGCGCCCTGCTGTTCGGCCTGTCCATGGGCTTACTGGGGTGCCTCTCCATCCAGATGCCGAAAGGGATCTTCTGGCGCCCGGCAATCGGATTCTTTAATATACTGTGTCTCCTGTGCAACCCCCACCATGCCAGCTCCTGGGGCACCCACATGATGATAGCTGTGCTGTATGCGGCGGGCAGCGATGGTGTGTACTACCTAAAGGGGTATGATCGCCTCAGCTATGCAGAGAGACTGTACGAAGTGTGCAACATTGGCATCACCCGCTTGGCCATAAAGGCTTTCATGGAGAAGATGTAG
- the LOC108160926 gene encoding uncharacterized protein LOC108160926, whose translation MKYYPDGEAWFYVDRPSCMTSYQKYPKWHSWKLQQRSINRVMPYWRDTEGAKMAEVKRADLYFTNWPKSRIRPQACLGMLYATGFRFIRLSKAPPAGFKCAPLPINLAAARIVKVNLAKKRKADKKAAKKAKAEAKKAKKEAKLANKGKKGKPGELKPKVIKTYKNVDK comes from the exons ATGAAGTACTATCCCGATGGGGAGGCCTGGTTCTACGTGGACAGACCCAGCTGCATGACCAGCTACCAGAAGTACCCCAAGTGGCACAGCTGGAAGCTGCAGCAGCGAAGCATCAACCGCGTGATGCCTTACTGGCGCGACACGGAGGGCGCCAAGATGGCGGAGGTTAAGCGGGCGGACCTGTACTTCACGAACTGGCCCAAGAGCCGCATCCGGCCGCAGGCCTGCCTGGGGATGCTCTATGCCACCGGTTTCCGGTTCATCCGCCTGAGCAAGGCACCGCCTGCGGGCTTCAAGTGTGCCCCGCTGCCCATCAACCTGGCCGCCGCTCGGATAGTCAAGG TGAACCTGGCCAAGAAGCGCAAGGCTGATAAGAAGGCCGCCAAGAAGGCCAAGGCGGAGGCAAAGAAGGCCAAGAAGGAGGCGAAGTTGGCTAACAAGGGCAAGAAGGGCAAACCGGGTGAACTTAAACCGAAGGTCATCAAAACCTATAAAAATGTtgataaataa
- the LOC117187870 gene encoding trypsin beta — protein sequence MRCSLEFAFGLSLLLVALQVRKVAATPASDGRIVGGMEVSTIGEFPYQASVQLNGQHICGGAVIGDHFVLTAAHCFEDLEPWSVLDYSVRVGSSEHASGGQLLSLQRIIPHGGYNPQSHDNDLALLILNARLNFTEHLQAVPLASAQDPPTRTRLLVSGWGFQSEEAAGEQQTGAGVASVLRFVEVDHVDIGQCRLAYRQVLPITQGMLCAARDGHDSCQGDSGGPLVGIQEDGSATLYGIVSWGLGCANPDYPGVYTSVTAFRRWIDAQVGAWGWNGLLAGWSGLQ from the coding sequence ATGCGCTGCTCGCTGGAATTTGCATTCGGTCTGTCGTTGCTTCTTGTGGCGCTTCAGGTGAGGAAGGTGGCGGCCACTCCTGCCTCCGATGGGCGTATTGTGggcggcatggaggtttccaCCATTGGGGAGTTTCCCTACCAGGCCTCCGTGCAGCTTAATGGCCAGCATATCTGCGGCGGCGCCGTCATCGGGGATCACTTTGTGCTGACGGCCGCCCACTGCTTTGAAGACCTGGAGCCCTGGAGCGTCCTCGATTACAGTGTGCGGGTGGGCTCCAGCGAGCACGCGAGTGGCGGGCAATTGCTCAGCTTGCAGCGGATCATTCCCCACGGCGGCTACAATCCCCAGAGCCATGACAACGACCTTGCGCTGCTCATCCTCAATGCCAGGCTCAATTTCACCGAACACCTGCAGGCGGTGCCCCTGGCAAGCGCACAGGATCCACCCACTCGGACACGGCTGCTGGTCAGCGGCTGGGGGTTCCAGAGCGAGGAGGCAGCCGGAGAACAACAGACTGGTGCTGGTGTCGCCTCCGTCCTGCGCTTCGTGGAAGTGGACCACGTGGACATCGGCCAGTGTCGGCTCGCCTACCGCCAGGTGCTGCCCATCACCCAGGGAATGCTCTGCGCCGCCCGCGACGGCCACGACAGCTGCCAGGGGGACTCTGGCGGCCCGCTGGTCGGCATCCAGGAGGACGGCAGTGCGACACTCTACGGTATTGTGTCCTGGGGCCTGGGCTGCGCCAATCCAGATTACCCAGGCGTCTACACCAGTGTGACGGCATTTCGCCGCTGGATCGATGCACAGGTGGGGGCCTGGGGCTGGAACGGCCTTCTGGCGGGGTGGAGTGGCCTCCAATGA